A stretch of DNA from Acidimicrobiales bacterium:
CGAGGACGAACTGGCGGGCCATCGCCAGGGGGATCACCGCCGGCCCCTCAGCTCTCGCCCTGCCGCGCCGCCAGGTCCGTGATGAGGCGACGCACGCCTGGTGCCAACTCGGGGCGCTCGAGGGCGTACTCGAGGTTGGCCCGGAGGTAGTCGAGCTTGTTGCCGGCGTCGTAACGGCCCCAGTCGAACGGGTACCCGTAGACCTTCTGGGTCTCGAGGAGCAGGCCGATGGCGTCGGTGAGCTGGAGCTCTCCGCCCTTGCCCGGCTCGACCCGGTCGATGGCGTCGAAGATCTCCGGAGTGAAGACATACCGG
This window harbors:
- a CDS encoding UTP--glucose-1-phosphate uridylyltransferase translates to RYVFTPEIFDAIDRVEPGKGGELQLTDAIGLLLETQKVYGYPFDWGRYDAGNKLDYLRANLEYALERPELAPGVRRLITDLAARQGES